One window of the Microtus ochrogaster isolate Prairie Vole_2 chromosome 10, MicOch1.0, whole genome shotgun sequence genome contains the following:
- the Pnrc2 gene encoding proline-rich nuclear receptor coactivator 2 — MGGGERYNIPAPQSRNVSKSQQQHNRQKTKDQNSQMKIVHKKKERGHGYSPSAAAWQAMQNGGKNKSLSNDPNWNGSLTSPSLLFKSQANQNYAGAKFSEPPSPSVLPKPPSHWVPVSLNPSDKEMMTFQLKTLLKVQV, encoded by the coding sequence ATGGGTGGTGGAGAGAGGTATAACATTCCAGCCCCTCAATCTAGAAATGTTAGCAAGAGCCAACAACAGCACAACAGACAGAAGACCAAGGATCAGAATTCCCAGATGAAGATCGttcataagaaaaaagaaagaggacatgGGTACAGTCCATCGGCAGCTGCATGGCAGGCCATGCAGAATGGGGGAAAGAACAAGAGTCTTTCTAACGACCCAAATTGGAATGGTAGCTTAACAAGTCCAAGCTTGCTTTTTAAGTCTCAGGCTAACCAGAACTATGCTGGAGCCAAATTTAGTGAACCACCATCACCAAGTGTTCTGCCCAAGCCACCAAGCCACTGGGTTCCTGTTTCATTGAACCCTTCAGATAAGGAAATGATGACATTTCAACTTAAAACCCTACTTAAAGTACAGGTTTAA
- the Srsf10 gene encoding serine/arginine-rich splicing factor 10 isoform X3, with protein sequence MSRYLRPPNTSLFVRNVADDTRSEDLRREFGRYGPIVDVYVPLDFYTRRPRGFAYVQFEDVRDAEDALHNLDRKWICGRQIEIQFAQGDRKTPNQMKAKEGRNVYSSSRYDDYDRYRRSRSRSYERRRSRSRSFDYNYRRSYSPRNSRPTGRPRRSRSHSDNDRPNCSWNTQYSSAYYTSRKI encoded by the exons ATGTCCCGCTACCTGCGCCCCCCCAACACGTCTCTGTTCGTCAGGAACGTGGCGGACGACACCAG GTCTGAAGATTTACGTCGGGAATTTGGTCGTTATGGTCCAATAGTAGATGTTTATGTTCCACTTGATTTCTACACTCGACGGCCAAGAGGATTTGCATATGTTCA ATTTGAGGATGTTCGTGATGCTGAAGATGCTTTACATAATTTGGACAGAAAATGGATTTGTGGGCGTCAGATTGAAATCCAGTTCGCACAGGGGGATCGGAAGA CACCAAATCAAATGAAAgccaaggaagggagaaatgtgtACAGCTCTTCACGATATGATGATTATGATCGATATAGACGTTCTCGGAGCCGAAGTTATGAAAGGAGGAGATCAAGGAGTCGCTCTTTTGATTACAACTATAGAAGATCTTACAGTCCTAGAAA CAGTAGACCGACTGGAAGACCACGGCGTAGCCGAAGCCATTCCGACAATGATAG ACCAAACTGCAGCTGGAATACCCAGTACAGTTCTGCTTACTACACTTCAAGAAAGATCTGA
- the Srsf10 gene encoding serine/arginine-rich splicing factor 10 isoform X5 — protein sequence MSRYLRPPNTSLFVRNVADDTRSEDLRREFGRYGPIVDVYVPLDFYTRRPRGFAYVQFEDVRDAEDALHNLDRKWICGRQIEIQFAQGDRKTPNQMKAKEGRNVYSSSRYDDYDRYRRSRSRSYERRRSRSRSFDYNYRRSYSPRNSRPTGRPRRSRSHSDNDRFKHRNRSFSRSKSNSRSRSKSQPKKEMKAKSRSRPNCSWNTQYSSAYYTSRKI from the exons ATGTCCCGCTACCTGCGCCCCCCCAACACGTCTCTGTTCGTCAGGAACGTGGCGGACGACACCAG GTCTGAAGATTTACGTCGGGAATTTGGTCGTTATGGTCCAATAGTAGATGTTTATGTTCCACTTGATTTCTACACTCGACGGCCAAGAGGATTTGCATATGTTCA ATTTGAGGATGTTCGTGATGCTGAAGATGCTTTACATAATTTGGACAGAAAATGGATTTGTGGGCGTCAGATTGAAATCCAGTTCGCACAGGGGGATCGGAAGA CACCAAATCAAATGAAAgccaaggaagggagaaatgtgtACAGCTCTTCACGATATGATGATTATGATCGATATAGACGTTCTCGGAGCCGAAGTTATGAAAGGAGGAGATCAAGGAGTCGCTCTTTTGATTACAACTATAGAAGATCTTACAGTCCTAGAAA CAGTAGACCGACTGGAAGACCACGGCGTAGCCGAAGCCATTCCGACAATGATAG ATTCAAACACCGAAATCGATCTTTTTCAAGATCTAAATCCAATTCAAGATCACGGTCCAAGTCCCAGcccaagaaagaaatgaaggctaAATCACGTTCTAG ACCAAACTGCAGCTGGAATACCCAGTACAGTTCTGCTTACTACACTTCAAGAAAGATCTGA
- the Srsf10 gene encoding serine/arginine-rich splicing factor 10 isoform X4 translates to MSRYLRPPNTSLFVRNVADDTRSEDLRREFGRYGPIVDVYVPLDFYTRRPRGFAYVQFEDVRDAEDALHNLDRKWICGRQIEIQFAQGDRKTPNQMKAKEGRNVYSSSRYDDYDRYRRSRSRSYERRRSRSRSFDYNYRRSYSPRNRPTGRPRRSRSHSDNDRPNCSWNTQYSSAYYTSRKI, encoded by the exons ATGTCCCGCTACCTGCGCCCCCCCAACACGTCTCTGTTCGTCAGGAACGTGGCGGACGACACCAG GTCTGAAGATTTACGTCGGGAATTTGGTCGTTATGGTCCAATAGTAGATGTTTATGTTCCACTTGATTTCTACACTCGACGGCCAAGAGGATTTGCATATGTTCA ATTTGAGGATGTTCGTGATGCTGAAGATGCTTTACATAATTTGGACAGAAAATGGATTTGTGGGCGTCAGATTGAAATCCAGTTCGCACAGGGGGATCGGAAGA CACCAAATCAAATGAAAgccaaggaagggagaaatgtgtACAGCTCTTCACGATATGATGATTATGATCGATATAGACGTTCTCGGAGCCGAAGTTATGAAAGGAGGAGATCAAGGAGTCGCTCTTTTGATTACAACTATAGAAGATCTTACAGTCCTAGAAA TAGACCGACTGGAAGACCACGGCGTAGCCGAAGCCATTCCGACAATGATAG ACCAAACTGCAGCTGGAATACCCAGTACAGTTCTGCTTACTACACTTCAAGAAAGATCTGA
- the Srsf10 gene encoding serine/arginine-rich splicing factor 10 isoform X1, with protein MSRYLRPPNTSLFVRNVADDTRSEDLRREFGRYGPIVDVYVPLDFYTRRPRGFAYVQFEDVRDAEDALHNLDRKWICGRQIEIQFAQGDRKTPNQMKAKEGRNVYSSSRYDDYDRYRRSRSRSYERRRSRSRSFDYNYRRSYSPRNSRPTGRPRRSRSHSDNDRFKHRNRSFSRSKSNSRSRSKSQPKKEMKAKSRSRSASHTKTRGTSKTDSKTHYKSGSRYEKESRKKEPPRSKSQSRSQSRSRSKSRSRSWTSPKSSGH; from the exons ATGTCCCGCTACCTGCGCCCCCCCAACACGTCTCTGTTCGTCAGGAACGTGGCGGACGACACCAG GTCTGAAGATTTACGTCGGGAATTTGGTCGTTATGGTCCAATAGTAGATGTTTATGTTCCACTTGATTTCTACACTCGACGGCCAAGAGGATTTGCATATGTTCA ATTTGAGGATGTTCGTGATGCTGAAGATGCTTTACATAATTTGGACAGAAAATGGATTTGTGGGCGTCAGATTGAAATCCAGTTCGCACAGGGGGATCGGAAGA CACCAAATCAAATGAAAgccaaggaagggagaaatgtgtACAGCTCTTCACGATATGATGATTATGATCGATATAGACGTTCTCGGAGCCGAAGTTATGAAAGGAGGAGATCAAGGAGTCGCTCTTTTGATTACAACTATAGAAGATCTTACAGTCCTAGAAA CAGTAGACCGACTGGAAGACCACGGCGTAGCCGAAGCCATTCCGACAATGATAG ATTCAAACACCGAAATCGATCTTTTTCAAGATCTAAATCCAATTCAAGATCACGGTCCAAGTCCCAGcccaagaaagaaatgaaggctaAATCACGTTCTAGGTCTGCATCTCACACCAAAACTAGAGGCACCTCTAAAACAGATTCCAAAACACATTATAAGTCTGGCTCAAGATATGAAAAGGAATCAAGGAAAAAAGAACCACCTAGATCCAAATCTCAGTCAAGATCACAGTCTAGGTCTAGGTCAAAATCTAGATCAAGGTCTTGGACTAGTCCCAAGTCCAGTGGCCACTGA
- the Srsf10 gene encoding serine/arginine-rich splicing factor 10 isoform X2: MSRYLRPPNTSLFVRNVADDTRSEDLRREFGRYGPIVDVYVPLDFYTRRPRGFAYVQFEDVRDAEDALHNLDRKWICGRQIEIQFAQGDRKTPNQMKAKEGRNVYSSSRYDDYDRYRRSRSRSYERRRSRSRSFDYNYRRSYSPRNRPTGRPRRSRSHSDNDRFKHRNRSFSRSKSNSRSRSKSQPKKEMKAKSRSRSASHTKTRGTSKTDSKTHYKSGSRYEKESRKKEPPRSKSQSRSQSRSRSKSRSRSWTSPKSSGH, encoded by the exons ATGTCCCGCTACCTGCGCCCCCCCAACACGTCTCTGTTCGTCAGGAACGTGGCGGACGACACCAG GTCTGAAGATTTACGTCGGGAATTTGGTCGTTATGGTCCAATAGTAGATGTTTATGTTCCACTTGATTTCTACACTCGACGGCCAAGAGGATTTGCATATGTTCA ATTTGAGGATGTTCGTGATGCTGAAGATGCTTTACATAATTTGGACAGAAAATGGATTTGTGGGCGTCAGATTGAAATCCAGTTCGCACAGGGGGATCGGAAGA CACCAAATCAAATGAAAgccaaggaagggagaaatgtgtACAGCTCTTCACGATATGATGATTATGATCGATATAGACGTTCTCGGAGCCGAAGTTATGAAAGGAGGAGATCAAGGAGTCGCTCTTTTGATTACAACTATAGAAGATCTTACAGTCCTAGAAA TAGACCGACTGGAAGACCACGGCGTAGCCGAAGCCATTCCGACAATGATAG ATTCAAACACCGAAATCGATCTTTTTCAAGATCTAAATCCAATTCAAGATCACGGTCCAAGTCCCAGcccaagaaagaaatgaaggctaAATCACGTTCTAGGTCTGCATCTCACACCAAAACTAGAGGCACCTCTAAAACAGATTCCAAAACACATTATAAGTCTGGCTCAAGATATGAAAAGGAATCAAGGAAAAAAGAACCACCTAGATCCAAATCTCAGTCAAGATCACAGTCTAGGTCTAGGTCAAAATCTAGATCAAGGTCTTGGACTAGTCCCAAGTCCAGTGGCCACTGA